The proteins below come from a single Larimichthys crocea isolate SSNF chromosome XIV, L_crocea_2.0, whole genome shotgun sequence genomic window:
- the agfg2 gene encoding LOW QUALITY PROTEIN: arf-GAP domain and FG repeat-containing protein 2 (The sequence of the model RefSeq protein was modified relative to this genomic sequence to represent the inferred CDS: inserted 1 base in 1 codon): MSNRKHRDNQEICARKVRELAQSGVNKHCFECNQPGVTYTDITVGSFVCTSCSGMLRGLNPXHRVKSISMTTFSQQEVEFLQNHGNEVGRRTWLCVFDPKTDGCSDMKDSQKFKEFLQDKYEKKKWHFSKSKNRRDVEGPWSPGVQAVPPSHGPLASQAPSHNLPPNSRSTRPLSQSQLPSWDRAPAISPADMRTDVFTARPSRSQSFRDPPLKDPTLCGIERQRPGSLSSALGAQSHAPSFPALPRPSASSSFKNHFTLGRTISASGATGPFRAFPKSLSVDFGGLNHPQAQPLPQSLSQQHQQQPGSVGQTTTAVGSSNAQDRYAAVLQLDSVFSDPSSTTAPPGGPPQYNTIFGSRLSSSSTPASSPGVDTVSSSQTFANFPNPFSSSSGSQQPVALSPSNPFSNASGGDSGAFVTSPTSVFPPSASFPAATNQNAFPHESASNQEANGFASFPASDSQPKVPRPMSVNPFTGNVYPSRGTSRNPFI, translated from the exons ATGTCGAACCGAAAGCACCGGGACAACCAGGAGATCTGCGCCCGCAAGGTCCGGGAGCTGGCCCAGTCTGGAGTAAACAAACACTGCTTCGAGTGTAACCAACCCGGGGTGACTTACACCGACATCACGGTGGGCAGCTTCGTCTGCACGTCGTGCTCCGGAATgct GAGAGGCCTCAACC CCCATAGAGTCAAGTCTATCTCCATGACAACCTTCTCCCAACAGGAAGTGGAATTCCTCCAAAACCATGGCAACGAG gttggCAGGAGGacttggctgtgtgtgtttgacccaAAGACGGACGGCTGCTCCGATATGAAGGACTCTCAGAAGTTCAAAGAGTTCCTGCAGGACAAATATGAGAAGAAAAAGTG GCATTTTTCCAAAAGTAAGAACCGGAGGGATGTCGAGGGTCCGTGGAGCCCAGGAGTCCAGGCCGTGCCCCCGTCCCATGGTCCCTTAGCGAGCCAGGCCCCTTCTCATAACCTACCCCCCAACTCCAGGTCCACAAGGCCACTG TCTCAGTCCCAGCTGCCGTCATGGGATCGAGCCCCTGCGATCTCGCCTGCCGACATGCGGACGGACGTGTTTACCGCCCGGCCGTCGCGCTCCCAAAGCTTCAGAGACCCTCCTCTGAAAG ACCCCACCCTGTGTGGGATAGAAAGGCAGAGGCCAGGCTCGCTGTCATCAGCGCTGGGAGCTCAGAGCCACGCCCCCTCCTTCCCCGCCCTCCCACGGCCCTCAG CCAGTAGCTCTTTCAAAAACCACTTCACTTTAG GTCGTACAATATCGGCCTCAGGGGCCACGGGGCCCTTCAGGGCTTTCCCCAAATCTCTCAGTGTCGACTTTGGAGGTCTGAACCATCCCCAGGCGCAGCCTCTGCCTCAGTCTCTGTcccagcagcatcagcagcagcctggAAGTGTCGGCCAGACGACGACGGCAGTTGGCAGCTCCAACGCTCAGGACAGATACGCTGCGGTATTGCAGCTGGACAGCGTCTTTTCTGACCCGTCATCGACCACAG ctcCACCTGGTGGTCCTCCGCAGTACAACACCATCTTCGGCAGCAGGCTCTCATCCAGCTCTACTCCTGCCAG CTCCCCCGGTGTCGATACAGTGTCCAGCTCCCAAACCTTTGCAA atTTCCCCAACCCATTCAGCTCCAGCTCCGGCTCCCAGCAGCCCGTTGCCCTCTCCCCCAGTAACCCCTTCAGCAACGCATCAGGAG GTGACTCCGGTGCGTTTGTCACCTCGCCCACGTCTGTTTTCCCTCCGTCTGCCTCCTTCCCAGCAGCCACCAACCAGAATGCATTTCCTCATGAGTCAGCAAGCAACCAGGAAGCCAACG GTTTTGCTTCCTTCCCTGCGTCCGACTCTCAGCCCAAAGTCCCTCGGCCCATGTCGGTGAACCCGTTTacg GGCAACGTCTACCCCAGTCGAGGGACGTCGCGAAACCCTTTCATCTGA